The genomic DNA AAAGAAGCCAATATGACAACGACGAAAATTGGCGACTGGATTGCCGACCGAGCGGCACAACTCTAAACCTAATGGACGACGGGGTTCCGGAAGATCAATAAGGTCTTTCGGAACCCACCTTATACCCACCATGACTGTAAGTCAAAGCTTGACCATACGCGAACAATTGGAAGAGCGCGAATATCATCTTCTCGCGCCCTGGGCTGCCCGCGTAAAAGAAAGCCGGGGACGTGCGCGCCGGGAAGACGAAGATCCCTACCGCACCGCCTTTCAGCGCGATCGTGACCGCATCCTTCATACGAAGGCCTTTCGTCGGCTCAAACGTAAAACCCAAGTCTTTCTTGCCCCAGAAGACGATCATTACCGTACCCGCCTCACCCACACCCTTGAAGTATCGCAAATAGCGCGCACCATTGCCCGATCGCTGCGATTGAATGAAGATCTTGTGGAAGCCATTGCGCTGGGTCATGATCTGGGGCATACGCCCTTTGGTCATGCCGGCGAAAGCGTACTCAATGAAGTCTACCCGCCCGGATTCAAGCATTATGAACAAAGCCTCCGTGTTGTGGACATTCTCGAGAGCCGGAGCAGCGGTCAAGGATTGAATTTGACCCATGAGGTTCGCGAAGGTATCTTGAATCATTCGATGGGTAAATCGCTGCTCTACGGAGAAGAAACACCGCCCATGACCAAAGAGAGTTTGGTCGTGAGCATAGCGGACGCCATCGCTTATATTAACCATGACGTTGATGACGCCTTGCGTGCGCGGGTCATTACAGAAGCGCAATTACCCGATTGCGTGGAAGAGGTGCTGGGCAGCTCCCAGTCCGAAAGAATCGGGTCCATGGTTACGGGCGTTATTCAAGGCTCCGATCAGGGGGACATTGGTATTCTCTCCTCTATCAGAGAGGCGACCGCTGTACTGCGCGATTTTCTTTATCAAGAATTGTATCCTTGCGAGGCCATATCGCGGGAGATTGTCAAGGCGCAGCGTATGCTAAAGGAATTGTATTTCTATCTCCTTGAGCACCCCACGCAGCCGAGCGAACAAGACCGATCGGAAGATAGCTTGGAGCGTCGGACGGTCGACACCGTAGCGGGCATGACCGATGAATATGCCATGCGCCTCCATCAGCAGCTATTCCTGCCGCGCCATTGGGTCTAGGCGATTTACTGCCATCGCGCTTTTAAGGAATGGGTAAGTTATCCAAAGGCATGGGACCATCCACGTAAAAGCCTTCTCCATAGGTTTTGCCGATCCGTGCGCCCCAGTAGGCAGCCCGTGCTTCGTTGCCCGTCCAAAATCCTTTCGATGCGATATAGGTGGTGGGCCCTACATAATCAGGGTTATACAGCTGGAATTCATAAGCACGTAGCGATTCAAGTTTTTGAGCGAAGCCTTCGGTCACATCCACAACCACTGAGGGCATGGTCTCGTGTTCAAGATAGGGATAAAAAAAGTAGAGTTGCCTCGCCCGATGGGCATCTTGTCCCGTCTCAATTTTGGTGAGACCTGCGAGAAAATTGGCATTACGCGCTAATTCATGGACTGCGCTATGATCGGGGTGTCGGTCGGGTGCCATTAAAGTCACAATACATTTGGGTCGTGTCTGACGGATGTAGGGGATGAGGACGCGCTGGAACTCGGGTGTGTTTTCCAAGCCGCCGTCGGGTAACCCCACATTGGAACGCCAACAGATGCCCAATATTTTGGCAGCACGAGCCGCTTCGCGATCCCGTTGGTTGGCATCGCCGCGGCTGCCCAGCTCACCGCGGGTCAGGTCTAGTATGCCGACCTTTTTCCCTTGTCCCGACAACTTAGCGAGCAACGCGCCACAGCCCAATTCCACATCGTCGGGATGGGCGCCAATTGCCAGTACATCCAGTTCCGGTTCTGTATAGTTCACCATAGGATCTCCTGTACATCGCTGCGGGTCCAGTCCAATTCGTCCATTAGCCGCTCCATAAAATACCAGCCTTCTTTCAAGAGAAAGGTGAATATGGTGAGTACCCGTTCTTGAGGGGCGTCTAGCGGTAAGAAGAAATTGGCTAGCTCCATCAGTTGTGTTTCTGCAAGGTTGCGCTTTTCCTGATCTGCATAGTGCAGCGCAGTTTCCAATTTGTCTAAGCGGTGCTTCGTATGGGTGATGAATGCACGGAGTGCCTTTTCAACGTGTTGGGTTGGTGTATCCCCCCTTAGTGTATCGGCGAATGTCCTCAATGTTTTTTCAAGTGCCGGACGCTCTTCTTCAAATCGCTGTTGCGTGTCGGTAACTCCCATTCTTGTTAATACATGACGTAAGGCATGGGCACGTCTGCCGCGGCTTAATTCTGCCACGTCGAGACTCCATGCCTCGAGCCGTTCTTTGGTTTTTGCCGTGATGATACGGCCTTGGATGCGCGGGTAAACGATAGGCATGGGCAATTCAAAGGCGGCAAAGAGGGGGGCGAGCTGTGCCCAGTAGGCAATTTCTCCGGGGCCCGCAATATAGGCTTCGGGCTGAAACAGCTGTTGTTGTACAAGGGGGCGCAGCGCCACGTTGGGCGAAAATTTCTCCGGGGCATCGGTGAGCAGTTGGTGCATGGCGCGAAGGGAAAAGGGGCGGCGATTACCGGCGACGAGGAAATTGCCGTCGATAAAGCGCACTCTTTTGCGTCGACCCACTTCCTCAATGAAAAAATTAACTACTTGCTCATCCCGGTGGATAGGAACAGCAAAGCCTAGGGCAGCGAGTGCTTCACCACTTTGAATCAACAAACGTGTGGATTCGAGGGGCGCGTCAATCTCTCGGTAGAGTACGGGCGCGGCAAGCTGTCGTGCCGTTTCCAAACCGGGGTCAAAAAGATATAAATTCGTATTTTGGAATAACCGTGCCATAAGCCGCGAGAACCAATCGGCGATGGTAGAACTTTGGTCAAGGGAGCTGTGAAGAAAGTGTAGCACTTCCTCACCTGCCATGCTCCCTTGGCATTGTTGCGCCGCTTGATCAATCAAGGCATGGGTTTCTTGGGATAAGGGCGCGGCATGCATGGCGAGATCAGGGGTAGATCGGATGTCGGGACAGGAGAGGGACAGAATCTCTTTCTTTTTGTTGAGAAAGTGCGCCGTCTGAATCTCTTCAAAATCATGGTCATCACCGGCAGTCCAAAAGAGGGGGATACATGGCGTCTCAGCTGTCGATACATGCCGCGCTCCTTGTATTGCCGTGATCGCCTTGTAAATCGTATATAAGGGGCCTGTAAAGTAGCCCGGTTGTTGTCCGGTCACAATAAAGGCTTCGGAGCCGGTGAGCGGACTTTTCTCTGTGCCCAAGTCCTTTTGGAATCGGTTGATGTGTTGCGCCAATGCGGGCGACACCTTTCCGGGCCGCGCCTTTCTATTCTGCAATGTTTCGGGAGGGGCGGCAAACCGGGAGAGGATTTCAGCGTGTCCTTGGGAATAAGCCTCTTGGATCGTAGTCACGTATCCCCCTTTACACCGCAAAGAATCATCCTCGGACTGGTGGGATCAAAGACGCTTCCGTCGTAATCGCCCAAGCACGCTTGAATCCGAAAGCCTACGGTTTTCAGATTAGCGTGCATTTCTTCCAAACTGTAGAGACGTACCGACTCCTCGGTCTTTTTAATGCAGGTGCCTTCATGATAAATAAAAACCTGCTTATTGACGCGCCGCGTTTTATGATCGATCCACCGTTCTTCGCGGATCTGATAGGGGGGGGCTTCCCGTTGTGATAGGGGAACGAGTGTTGCTTCCACAACCTGCGGATTGAGATAGTCCATAAAAAAACGGCCGCCTGTTTTCAGGACACGGCTCATTTCACCGAGGGTCTTATGGTTATCCGCTTCTTCGAAGAAATAGCCAAAGCTGGTAAAGAAATTGAAAAGGACATCAAAGGCGGTTGTAAAGGGGAGTTCCCGCATATCAGTACGGACGAGGCGCGTCCGTCCATGCAGTTGCTTTTTCGCTACGCGAAGCAGATCTTTGGAGTAATCGGCTCCGGTCAGGGTTGCGCCCGAGTCTTGTAAAGCGACCAGATGCCTGCCTGTTCCGCAACAGAGATCCAAGACTTTGTCTGCGTCGGTCAGCCCCACGTGTCCACGTGCAAAGTGAACTTCTTTCGCCGCTGCTTCCAGCGTGCGGTGCGCATAGATCACCGGATATAAAGGACCGAAAGCCTCTATATACCAGTCTTTGGAAATCGCCGTATCATCTTTCTCGTTAGAGTAGTTCATCGTTTTTAATATGACTGATTCGCGTTGCACGCTCAGAGT from Candidatus Hydrogenedentota bacterium includes the following:
- a CDS encoding class I SAM-dependent methyltransferase, with protein sequence MNYSNEKDDTAISKDWYIEAFGPLYPVIYAHRTLEAAAKEVHFARGHVGLTDADKVLDLCCGTGRHLVALQDSGATLTGADYSKDLLRVAKKQLHGRTRLVRTDMRELPFTTAFDVLFNFFTSFGYFFEEADNHKTLGEMSRVLKTGGRFFMDYLNPQVVEATLVPLSQREAPPYQIREERWIDHKTRRVNKQVFIYHEGTCIKKTEESVRLYSLEEMHANLKTVGFRIQACLGDYDGSVFDPTSPRMILCGVKGDT
- the bshB1 gene encoding bacillithiol biosynthesis deacetylase BshB1, which encodes MVNYTEPELDVLAIGAHPDDVELGCGALLAKLSGQGKKVGILDLTRGELGSRGDANQRDREAARAAKILGICWRSNVGLPDGGLENTPEFQRVLIPYIRQTRPKCIVTLMAPDRHPDHSAVHELARNANFLAGLTKIETGQDAHRARQLYFFYPYLEHETMPSVVVDVTEGFAQKLESLRAYEFQLYNPDYVGPTTYIASKGFWTGNEARAAYWGARIGKTYGEGFYVDGPMPLDNLPIP
- a CDS encoding deoxyguanosinetriphosphate triphosphohydrolase; the encoded protein is MTIREQLEEREYHLLAPWAARVKESRGRARREDEDPYRTAFQRDRDRILHTKAFRRLKRKTQVFLAPEDDHYRTRLTHTLEVSQIARTIARSLRLNEDLVEAIALGHDLGHTPFGHAGESVLNEVYPPGFKHYEQSLRVVDILESRSSGQGLNLTHEVREGILNHSMGKSLLYGEETPPMTKESLVVSIADAIAYINHDVDDALRARVITEAQLPDCVEEVLGSSQSERIGSMVTGVIQGSDQGDIGILSSIREATAVLRDFLYQELYPCEAISREIVKAQRMLKELYFYLLEHPTQPSEQDRSEDSLERRTVDTVAGMTDEYAMRLHQQLFLPRHWV
- the bshC gene encoding bacillithiol biosynthesis cysteine-adding enzyme BshC, whose translation is MTTIQEAYSQGHAEILSRFAAPPETLQNRKARPGKVSPALAQHINRFQKDLGTEKSPLTGSEAFIVTGQQPGYFTGPLYTIYKAITAIQGARHVSTAETPCIPLFWTAGDDHDFEEIQTAHFLNKKKEILSLSCPDIRSTPDLAMHAAPLSQETHALIDQAAQQCQGSMAGEEVLHFLHSSLDQSSTIADWFSRLMARLFQNTNLYLFDPGLETARQLAAPVLYREIDAPLESTRLLIQSGEALAALGFAVPIHRDEQVVNFFIEEVGRRKRVRFIDGNFLVAGNRRPFSLRAMHQLLTDAPEKFSPNVALRPLVQQQLFQPEAYIAGPGEIAYWAQLAPLFAAFELPMPIVYPRIQGRIITAKTKERLEAWSLDVAELSRGRRAHALRHVLTRMGVTDTQQRFEEERPALEKTLRTFADTLRGDTPTQHVEKALRAFITHTKHRLDKLETALHYADQEKRNLAETQLMELANFFLPLDAPQERVLTIFTFLLKEGWYFMERLMDELDWTRSDVQEILW